A single region of the Branchiostoma lanceolatum isolate klBraLanc5 chromosome 1, klBraLanc5.hap2, whole genome shotgun sequence genome encodes:
- the LOC136432508 gene encoding uncharacterized protein isoform X2 — translation MLPRKPGSRGMQRDESFDFDSRAGIKNHIEDRLLKTRLGHLRREQQIRFNVLTHETNKVRQLLRRMPPPLSLSRSGLHPGPPRHVDDEGVPPHGGKDNSDLPQTTRPSMAWTQTKSSGNGTETLSRYQSTPIATERTLQKNNGRHTHHALGGGMMENQHSDASDRRRCSSIKNGWLVRVQTHLDDATHSRESIDLSQGNRRRARTCVPLIRTSVEGENSFRQRSRSNTMPLDRAGHRTPGSLTMSRCLTKNMQQNTRRCRSFQVLRTVQMSQQSAVDRTWPVREEISTRLLKSRKWWNVQEVIKQKVQTFLTKDLPPSGVHWADMSDSSDDDGDDELQ, via the coding sequence ATGTTGCCAAGGAAACCGGGGTCACGTGGCATGCAGAGGGACGAGTCGTTCGACTTCGACTCCCGGGCCGGCATCAAGAACCACATAGAAGACAGACTCCTCAAGACCAGGCTGGGTCATCTAAGACGAGAGCAGCAAATACGCTTCAATGTCTTGACTCATGAGACAAACAAAGTCCGTCAGCTACTGAGACGGATGCCTCCTCCACTCAGCTTGTCTAGGAGTGGCCTGCATCCGGGACCTCCGcgccatgttgatgatgaagGTGTACCTCCCCACGGAGGTAAAGACAACAGTGATTTGCCACAAACCACGAGACCCAGTATGGCATGGACACAAACTAAATCTAGTGGTAATGGTACAGAAACATTATCACGATATCAAAGCACACCTATTGCCACTGAGAGGACGTTGCAGAAGAATAATGGCAGACATACCCATCATGCTTTGGGCGGAGGGATGATGGAGAACCAGCACTCGGATGCATCAGATAGGCGAAGGTGCAGTAGCATAAAAAACGGATGGCTTGTCCGAGTTCAGACACACCTAGACGACGCTACACATAGCAGAGAAAGCATTGACCTCTCACAGGGCAACCGTAGAAGGGCCAGAACGTGTGTTCCACTGATTAGGACGTCAGTGGAAGGCGAGAACAGTTTCAGACAACGGTCCAGAAGTAACACCATGCCGTTAGATAGAGCTGGACACCGCACCCCAGGATCTCTGACGATGTCTCGCTGTCTTACGAAGAACATGCAGCAGAACACAAGACGTTGTCGGTCATTCCAAGTTCTGAGGACTGTGCAGATGTCCCAGCAGTCGGCTGTGGACAGGACTTGGCCGGTACGGGAAGAGATTAGCACCAGATTGCTGAAGAGTAGAAAATGGTGGAATGTACAAGAGGTTATTAAGCAAAAAGTACAGACCTTTCTCACGAAAGATCTACCTCCGTCCGGAGTGCATTGGGCAGACATGTCTGATAGTTCGGACGATGACGGCGATGACGAATTGCAGTAG
- the LOC136432508 gene encoding uncharacterized protein isoform X1, producing the protein MVGVAMLPRKPGSRGMQRDESFDFDSRAGIKNHIEDRLLKTRLGHLRREQQIRFNVLTHETNKVRQLLRRMPPPLSLSRSGLHPGPPRHVDDEGVPPHGGKDNSDLPQTTRPSMAWTQTKSSGNGTETLSRYQSTPIATERTLQKNNGRHTHHALGGGMMENQHSDASDRRRCSSIKNGWLVRVQTHLDDATHSRESIDLSQGNRRRARTCVPLIRTSVEGENSFRQRSRSNTMPLDRAGHRTPGSLTMSRCLTKNMQQNTRRCRSFQVLRTVQMSQQSAVDRTWPVREEISTRLLKSRKWWNVQEVIKQKVQTFLTKDLPPSGVHWADMSDSSDDDGDDELQ; encoded by the coding sequence GTGTAGCTATGTTGCCAAGGAAACCGGGGTCACGTGGCATGCAGAGGGACGAGTCGTTCGACTTCGACTCCCGGGCCGGCATCAAGAACCACATAGAAGACAGACTCCTCAAGACCAGGCTGGGTCATCTAAGACGAGAGCAGCAAATACGCTTCAATGTCTTGACTCATGAGACAAACAAAGTCCGTCAGCTACTGAGACGGATGCCTCCTCCACTCAGCTTGTCTAGGAGTGGCCTGCATCCGGGACCTCCGcgccatgttgatgatgaagGTGTACCTCCCCACGGAGGTAAAGACAACAGTGATTTGCCACAAACCACGAGACCCAGTATGGCATGGACACAAACTAAATCTAGTGGTAATGGTACAGAAACATTATCACGATATCAAAGCACACCTATTGCCACTGAGAGGACGTTGCAGAAGAATAATGGCAGACATACCCATCATGCTTTGGGCGGAGGGATGATGGAGAACCAGCACTCGGATGCATCAGATAGGCGAAGGTGCAGTAGCATAAAAAACGGATGGCTTGTCCGAGTTCAGACACACCTAGACGACGCTACACATAGCAGAGAAAGCATTGACCTCTCACAGGGCAACCGTAGAAGGGCCAGAACGTGTGTTCCACTGATTAGGACGTCAGTGGAAGGCGAGAACAGTTTCAGACAACGGTCCAGAAGTAACACCATGCCGTTAGATAGAGCTGGACACCGCACCCCAGGATCTCTGACGATGTCTCGCTGTCTTACGAAGAACATGCAGCAGAACACAAGACGTTGTCGGTCATTCCAAGTTCTGAGGACTGTGCAGATGTCCCAGCAGTCGGCTGTGGACAGGACTTGGCCGGTACGGGAAGAGATTAGCACCAGATTGCTGAAGAGTAGAAAATGGTGGAATGTACAAGAGGTTATTAAGCAAAAAGTACAGACCTTTCTCACGAAAGATCTACCTCCGTCCGGAGTGCATTGGGCAGACATGTCTGATAGTTCGGACGATGACGGCGATGACGAATTGCAGTAG
- the LOC136432505 gene encoding uncharacterized protein yields MASGAKKKQRSYSYTDMEAALSAAKIGQDKVTVYGLSKTYGIPISTLNDRLNGRSGEVMGRPSVLTEEEETALCEYAKYLADRGFPLTVRVIKALAHQIEIKQAKARGSSSKFKETGPGKKWWRGFRRRHPDLSLRSPDQLDKERAMFATQKVVIDYFMLLEDVLTEANAKDRNPHVIYNADETGVDLSAKVSKVIVPRWAKRSPSRRGGSRDHVSALICVSAAGQTVPPMIIFNKSFPGGSYTEGGPANAIYAYSESGFVDDVLFEKWFTQSFVHHAHKDRPVVLIVDQHYSHFTLKVLEAAVSNNIIILGLPPHTTHFLQPLDVAIFSPLKTKWAQTLEVMQAANPHFQVTKRNFAKIFSNVYDTTISPSLIKNSFKKTGIFPLNDDAIDDRWVRMSTKESGEEIVQVPSSAATSLDSLQTPSTSTSLQTPSTSTSLQAPSPSTSLQTPSCSTASCQVCHAPCTICHPIHSPLIKRIVPPALQDLLLPISTPQSSTRNTRKRLIGRVLTHNEVMDEIRKKEAEKKEKEERKEKRKAELTQKREEKRQKEMEKSRKKEERKIEAQKKLEEMEARKRKRQEKLQASKKKRHDEEGDKENQRQPTDASSSPTVTLSRQRRAPTWLQQYETSSSPI; encoded by the exons ATGGCATCCGGGGCCAAAAAGAAACAACGCAGTTACTCATATACCGACATGGAGGCTGCCCTGTCAGCCGCTAAAATTGGCCAGGATAAAGTCACTGTCTACGGACTGTCGAAGACGTATGGAATACCAATATCGACGTTAAACGATAGGTTAAACGGCCGTTCTGGAGAAGTCATGGGCAGGCCGTCTGTCCTTACTGAGGAGGAAGAGACAGCCCTTTGCGAATACGCCAAATATTTGGCTGACAGGGGATTCCCTCTGACAGTAAGAGTGATTAAAGCGTTAGCACATCAAATcgaaataaaacaagcaaaagcaAGGGGTTCAAGTTCGAAGTTCAAGGAGACGGGGCCAGGAAAGAAATGGTGGCGGGGATTCAGGCGTCGACATCCTGACCTAAGCCTACGGTCACCCGACCAGCTAGATAAAGAGCGGGCCATGTTCGCAACCCAGAAGGTTGTGATTGATTACTTCATGCTCTTGGAGGATGTCTTGACCGAAGCAAATGCTAAAGATAGAAATCCCCATGTCATTTACAATGCCGATGAAACGGGGGTTGACCTATCCGCCAAAGTATCGAAAGTGATAGTGCCACGCTGGGCGAAAAGGTCGCCTTCACGACGAGGAGGGAGTCGGGACCACGTGTCCGCCCTCATCTGTGTGTCCGCTGCAGGTCAAACAGTCCCTCCAATGATCATATTCAACAAGAGTTTtcccgggggctcctacacagAGGGGGGACCTGCAAATGCCATCTATGCCTATTCCGAGTCGGGATTTGTTGACGACGTGCTATTTGAAAAGTGGTTCACTCAGTCGTTTGTTCACCATGCACACAAGGATCGTCCTGTCGTACTAATTGTTGACCAGCACTACAGCCACTTCACACTCAAGGTCTTGGAGGCGGCTGTCAGCAACAACATCATTATCCTTGGGTTGCCACCCCACACAACCCATTTCTTGCAGCCGCTAGATGTTGCCATTTTTTCACCATTAAAGACGAAATGGGCCCAAACCCTTGAGGTAATGCAAGCGGCCAATCCGCATTTCCAAGTGACGAAAAGGAACTTTGCGAAGATTTTCAGTAATGTATATGATACCACAATATCTCCATCCCTTATCAAAAATTCGTTCAAGAAAACGGGAATCTTTCCTCTGAATGATGATGCCATCGACGATCGCTGGGTAAGGATGTCAACGAAAGAGTCTGGAGAAGAGATTGTACAAGTGCCGTCTTCCGCTGCTACGTCCCTAGACTCACTACAGACGCCTTCCACTTCCACATCACTACAGACGCCTTCCACTTCCACATCACTACAGGCGCCTTCCCCTTCTACGTCACTACAGACGCCTTCCTGCTCTACTGCGTCCTGTCAGGTCTGCCATGCACCCTGCACTATTTGCCATCCAATTCACAGCCCTCTGATTAAACGCATTGTTCCACCAGCATTACAGGACCTGCTCCTGCCCATCTCAACACCACAATCCTCTACGCGCAATACGCGCAAACGGCTCATTGGTAGAGTTCTAACACACAATGAAGTAATGGATGAAATTAGAAAGAAAGAAGCGgaaaagaaggagaaggaagaacGCAAGGAGAAGCGAAAGGCTGAGCTCACCCAGAAGCGTGAAGAAAAACGtcaaaaagaaatggaaaaaagtCGAAAGAAGGAAGAGAGGAAAATTGAGGCGCAGAAGAAGTTGGAAGAGATGGAAGCGAGAAAGCGAAAAAGACAGGAAAAGCTGCAGGCATCTAAGAAGAAGCGACATGATGAAGAAGGGGATAAGGAGAACCAGCGGCAGCCGACCGATGCCTCATCCAGTCCTACAGTG acactgtccagacagcgaCGTGCCCCAACATGGCTGCAACAATACGAAACAAGCAGCTCTCCAATTTAG